From Cheilinus undulatus linkage group 17, ASM1832078v1, whole genome shotgun sequence, one genomic window encodes:
- the tbca gene encoding tubulin-specific chaperone A → MADQRIRQIKIKTGIVKRLAKEEIAYKTEAKQQEEKIERLKAEEGDDYVIKKQMEVLQESKMMIPDCHRRLTMAHADLVQLLETEADLEETEEYKEARNILDSVKLEG, encoded by the exons ATGGCAGACCAAAGAATACGGCAAATTAAGATCAAGACTGGTATCGTTAAAAG GCTGGCCAAAGAGGAGATCGCATACAAAACAGAAGCAAAACAGCAGGAGGAGAAGATTGAGCGCCTGAAAGCGGAGGAAGGAGACGATTATGTCATCAAGAAACAG ATGGAGGTTTTGCAGGAGTCCAAAATGATGATCCCAGACTGCCACCGCCGTCTGACCATGGCACACGCAGACCTGGTTCAGCTACTA GAAACAGAAGCGGATTTGGAAGAAACAGAGGAGTACAAAGAGGCTAGAAACATATTGGACTCAGTGAAGCTTGAAGGATGA